One Ursus arctos isolate Adak ecotype North America unplaced genomic scaffold, UrsArc2.0 scaffold_15, whole genome shotgun sequence genomic region harbors:
- the PANK3 gene encoding pantothenate kinase 3 yields the protein MKIKDAKKPSFPWFGMDIGGTLVKLSYFEPIDITAEEEQEEVESLKSIRKYLTSNVAYGSTGIRDVHLELKDLTLFGRRGNLHFIRFPTHDLPTFIQMGRDKNFSTLHTVLCATGGGAYKFEEDFRTIGNLHLHKLDELDCLVKGLLYIDSVSFNGQAECYYFANASEPERCQKMPFNLDDPYPLLIVNIGSGVSILAVHSKDNYKRVTGTSLGGGTFLGLCCLLTGCESFEEALEMASKGDSTQADKLVRDIYGGDYERFGLPGWAVASSFGNMIYKEKRESVSKEDLARATLVTITNNIGSVARMCAVNEKINRVVFVGNFLRVNTLSMKLLAYALDYWSKGQLKALFLEHEGYFGAVGALLGLPNFS from the exons ATGAAGATCAAGGATGCCAAGAAACCCT CTTTCCCATGGTTTGGCATGGACATTGGGGGGACTCTAGTAAAGCTCTCATATTTTGAACCTATTGATATCACAGCagaggaagaacaagaagaagtTGAGAGCTTAAAAAGTATCCGGAAATATTTGACTTCTAATGTAGCATATGGATCCACTGGTATTCGGGATGTACACCTTGAACTGAAGGATTTAACACTTTTTGGGCGAAGAGGGAACTTGCACTTTATCAGATTTCCAACCCATGACCTGCCAACTTTTATTCAAATGGGAAGAGATAAAAACTTCTCAACATTACACACGGTGCTATGTGCTACAGGAGGTGGTGCTTACAAGTTTGAAGAAGATTTTCGCACA ATTGGAAACCTCCACCTACACAAACTGGATGAACTTGACTGCCTTGTAAAGGGCTTGCTGTATATAGATTCTGTCAGTTTCAATGGACAAGCAGAGTGCTATTATTTTGCTAATGCCTCAGAACCTGAGCGATGCCAAAAGATGCCTTTTAACCTGGATGATCCCTATCCACTGCTGATAGTGAACATTGGTTCAGGAGTCAGTATTTTAGCAGTCCATTCCAAAGACAACTATAAACGAGTAACCGGGACAAG ccTTGGAGGGGGCACCTTTCTGGGTTTATGCTGTTTATTGACTGGCTGTGAAAGTTTTGAAGAGGCTCTTGAAATGGCATCCAAAGGTGACAGCACCCAAGCTGACAAGCTGGTCCGTGATATTTACGGAGGAGATTATGAGAGATTTGGTCTGCCAGGTTGGGCTGTAGCATCTAG TTTTGGGAATATGATTTATAAGGAGAAGCGAGAATCTGTTAGTAAAGAAGATCTAGCAAGAGCTACTTTAGTTACTATCACCAATAACATTGGTTCTGTGGCACGAATGTGTGCTGTTAatgag aagatAAACCGAGTTGTCTTTGTTGGAAACTTTTTACGTGTCAATACTCTCTCAATGAAACTTTTGGCATATGCACTGGATTACTGGTCAAAAGGTCAACTGAAAGCATTGTTTCTAGAGCATGAG gGATACTTTGGAGCAGTTGGTGCACTTCTTGGGCTGCCAAATTTCAGCTGA